tcaaatcgttggaaatgatcagtccgagaaatttaaaatcgctgatgatctctacttgtctttaatgacaagtggtaaggggtcagatctggtcttcctgaaaactaaaattaattcttttgtttttgatacgttctaagttgttttgatcacaccggctgacaagttctagtacttcttccctatattttgactcatcactgttcaaTATATGGGAACCAGAAAAAGTGAAGTAAATGAGGGTAGGTAGTAGAAGCAAGACATGGCTGTTCAGGAAATGCCTTTGTGCCTCTGCCTCgaccttttttattttgttgttgtccattttattgttgttgatgatgcccGTTTTGTGTTCAGGCTCTGGTGGATGGACCGTGCAGTGGTGTCCTAAGACGTGACATCAACTTCAAGGCACTGCACCTGACACAGTTCACCGTCAAGATTGGGCCCTCTGCCCGCACTGGGTCTGTCCGCAAGGCGTGGGAGAAGGAAGACATTGCCAAGAAATGGCAGGAGACCACCTGGGCCAAGAAGATCGCCgccagagagagggtgagtgtgccatttctgtggggtttttttgtttgtttttttcccctcccacttTACATTTTATCAAGCTGCAAAGCATCCCTACCAggagtttgtttttggtggttatGATCTTATCACTATTTCAGTTGTCATATCTAAACAGATCACAACATACAAGGTCAGACAACACTTATCTTGAGAAAAGGGGGTTGCAGGTTTTAATGGCAGTAtgatgggaagggaggggtgcaATTCGGCATCATTGGATCCGGTCATTGTGACAGTAGATTTGAGAAAAATTTACTTGCCGGTGAAGAGCCTTGTATGATAGGAATTGCCGTCATAATGTATCACATGATACTTGATGACGATCCCTAATCTGAGGCAAGTAACATAACATACCCATTTCTTACTCTTGGCATCTTGTAGTTTGTATTATTAAACCGCTTGAACGTTCATAGAATCATAGTAATGAACATTGATCATTACTACATGTACTGATCACAACTATATTTTCTGAGTCTTGCATATGGTaattcagcattaaaaaaaaatccatcatggCAAATAattctaaagattttttttttaaacagcatccTCTTTTCTTTTGAAGAATTGTTTTGGCCACATATAATAATAGATTGTAGAGCTGAAGTGAATATTTGCATCCTAACATTGATAAGATAAAGTATCAACCATTGTAAGGGATTGCTTGTGCGAGCTTGGAAAGACGCTTTGTCAATGTCAAACATGGTCTTAACTGGTGGTGTTGTGGTCTTGACAGTTAATCTGTGTATCAGTGGTGTGCTATAAGTTATTGAAGGATATATACTTTCAAaatatgtgtttgtgagttttggtttctgggtggttgttttttttttggtttttttgtttgtttttttcatggtgaAGTCTCTTGCCAATGATGAGCCTTATTTGATAGGAATTGCCGTCATAAGTGTCCCATGACACGTGCTGACAATACCTTGTCTGAGGCAAGTAGATCTTGGATATCATTACATCTCTACATGACCTTTGAAGGTTTTGAAACATTTGAGTTTTGTTGCGGGTTCTTTCAGCCTGTGTGATTATTTTATAAGGTACTGATATTCATAAAAGGGTTTGTAGTGTTGGGTGACAATTTATACATGATTTGATTGTCATCATCTGGTTTAGCTATTTCAGACAGTACTGCATTATTATACTATTATACTTCTGTGTGCTCAACAAGCTTGGTAGATGATTATGTTTGTGGCTAAATAGTAAATGTTGTATGTCTTACAGAGGGCGCAGCTTACAGACTTTGACAGGTTCAAGTTGCTGAAGGCCAAGCAGGCGGTGAGTTTTACAGTGATAAAGTAACTTTCTGCTAGGGGGTAAATAGTGTGAAATACCGTTAATCACAACAGGGGACACATGTCAAACTGGCCAATGGGAGGCAGTGCTGCTTCTTTTCATTCTCTTTGATGATTATTTTGTGGGCTTCCATAATAAATGTTCCTTACTGTTATTCGAGCCTAAAAGTTCTTActttttgtggggtgtttttcaCAGCACTCCTTTGCTTTTGCTGTGCATGCCAATGATGAGCCTTGTATGATAGGAATTGCCGTCATAAAGTGTCACCTGGCACTTGCTGACAATACTTAGTCTGAGGCAAGGATGCACACTCTCTTCACACTTTGACACAAAGTCCACAACTTCATCTTGTCTGAGAGACATGAGAACAAAGTTGGATCTTGAATTGAATGCCATTTGCCCAGAGGAAAAGTATTTGACATGTAGAAAGCATGGACACAGTGCTACGATGGGAACACATGTGGACTGAAAGGTTGCCATATTAAATTACCCAGTTGTTGAATTTAGAAGAGAAATAATGTCTGAAATTGTTCCAAATGGCTTAATTTCTGTAAATGACCTAATGATAAATGATGAATAGAAAGCGCTTCAATGTGATATGTCCAGTGGATAAGCATTTTCAGTCTCAGTGGTACATGGTTTAACATTTAAGAAtttgtgtatttatatatttgtcagtgttgggggggggggggggggggggggggtgttaaaaaaATCATTCTACATGTCTCTTAGAGAAAGGCATGTTTGTCATTTTTATGCTTGCTTGTTGATTGACTGTGAATtttgtgtattgtttgtattttacATCACAAATGAATTTCTTTAATTGAACAGTAAAGTACTCTGCAATGGAAAGAGTACTGTCTTCTCAGTTCTTGCCAGTGATGAGCCTTGTTTGATAGGAATTGCCGTCATAAAGTGTCACCTGACACTTGCTGACAATACCAAGTCTGAGGCAAGGACACACACTTCTAAATATTGTAAAAGTgtccagtggaaaaaaaaaaaaaaaaaatcctggtttgATTGCAAATATGGCCTTGTTTTGTACAGTTCAGGTACATTTCTTACTCATGAAATAAATTTTATTCACACTGTTTACAACTATACCTTTTTGATTTTTAATCTATGAAAACAAATGGCAGTCCAAGTATACAGATTTGAGTATCTCATTTCGTTAAAATAGTATAGATAAGATTGTCTTCATTACTAAGGACcagtgtcacaaggaatatttggataAAAGTTCATTCTTACTGAACAGGAAACTAGCTCTTAACAGATATCAGCTGAGATAGAAAAATTTGATTGATCTTGTTTTTACATTGACTGCCGTGTTGTTACAGAGGAACCGACTGGTCAACGTGGAGTTTGGCAAACTGCTGAAGGCCTCCAAGAAAGCGCCCAGCAAACCCAAGAGGCTCAGGAAGAAAGTCAGCAAAAAGTAAACTGGCTCTGTGACAGTGAATATAAATAAAAAGACTTTCCAGCTTCATTTTTTATCTGTGGATACATGGAGactgcttgtgtgcgtgtgtgtgtgtgtatgcattgtgaaCGGTGCAACCCTGACCAAAAGGAATATGGTTTGtattggttgttttggggtgttgctGCTTACGCAACTGATCACTATTTGTGTTATCCACATAACAAGGTGCTTCTAACAGTCTAGCAATTTTCCATATCTTCCAACAGGTCAGATACAGTAGACTTAATATCCATATCAAGGTAcaaggcttttttcttttcttttttcgtcaaGTAATCGCATGAATCAAATTTGGTATTTTCCACTTCAGTAAAGATCAGATAATTTTTTTAGTTGTTTACATCACatcaatggagtgatggcctagaggtaacgcgtccgcctaggaagcaagagagaatctgagcgcgctggttcaaatcacggctcagccgccgatattttctccccctccactagaccttgagtggtggtctggatgctagtcattcagatgagacaataaactgaggtcccgtgtgcagcatgcacttagcacacgtaaaagaacccacggcaacaaaagggttgttcctggcaaaattctgtagaaaaacccacttgggTAGGAAAAATTAaaccacgcaggaaaaaattttttttaaaaggggggtggcgctgtagtgtagcgacgcgctctccctggggagagcagcccgaatttcacacggagaaatcttgtgataaaaataaatacaaatacaaatcttttgAACCAATACCTTTTCATCAGCAGACCCTGTTACgttattataaccattattataCAATGATAGCCTGTTCAATTAGTTACCTTGCACTAGCATGGTACTATTGTGCACATGCCCACGTCCATATAACAACACTTCGGCATGGGGTTCTGGTTGATTGAACTTGGTTGACTTTTTTAGCCAACCAGATGCAGTCAGCTAGGAAAGAGATGCAGCTCTTGATGGATACACCTTGGCAACTTTTCTGGTGATGTTTGAGCACAGTTTGAACATTTCTTAAGCCCTTTGGTCAACAGTTTCTTTACAGTAGTGGCAAGAAAGCCACTTTTAACTTTTTGACAAGCAGTATTGAAATTGTTCCGATATGAGTTACTGATCATTATCATATTTAACTCATTGAGTGTTCCCAGTACAGAAATATCTGTCCCCTTCCAGAGCACAAAACGAGTGCCTTAGGACAGATTTGTCAGCATTTTTGTGGGAATTTTCCTGCTGTAAGATCATTAATTGCACAGACTTTACCATGGTGCAGACTGCGGGCAGAGGTACGGATTCCTGCCCTATCCAAACCCGCCCCCCAATCATTAGATTTATAATTAAATGGAAATGACAAAACTGAAAgtgtttaatttcatttcagaTAAGTATAGCTAGATATATACTTTCTTTTAGTACTTTGCttacatttaaaaatttttttattgttgccATTCATCAGTATCAGCAGGCACTATTGcattgtttgtacacacacacttaaagattCAGAGGATGAACTCGGCACGTGATTGTCATTTATTTCAATTTGAGCATGGAATATTGAATCGTCAGTTCTAACACTAGTGCACACACTCAGGTTTCgggtgtacatacacacacattcagaagcagaactagtcaacacacacacacattcagaagctGAACTCTTTACATGATTATGGTTTATTTTGAGTTCAGAATGGACCATTGCATTTTTGTCAAAACGCACATGCACATTGAGAAGCTGAATTCTTCATGTGATTGTTTCGATTTAAATATGGGTCAATGCACGTACATGCACTGGCACATTCAGAAGCAGAAGTCTTCAAGTGATGATCATTCCATCTGTGTGGTAAAGACATTGTCCTGGGTTCCATCTTCTGTGTGTGGTAAAGACATGAGTTGCTGTTTAGTTCCATTCTCTCTGGTTTATTATCTTATTTGTTGGTTCACTTAAAGGTGATATAGACAATGCCTTCACTCATTTCAGCACACATGCAGTGGatgagggattggggggggggggtcagggggattatgagaagaaaggaaggtaaCAGTGGATTGACTAGTTCTATTTACAAATTATCGATACTACTTTCTGTAGATTTTCTAGGAGCaatctttttcatttgttgtatCAATACTGATGCAGACATTTTAGAAATGGATGaatctttttcatttgttgtatCAATACTGATGCAGACATTTTAGAAATGGATGAATGGACAGAAGACATTCAGATGTGTCATCCTTTTGAAtataagaggggggggggcattgtggcCAGCGATAGGTCCGAAAGGTAACATTCATTTTTAAtgtaaatatatgcatgcacatttCCACATGCCGACATTAACTGATACACACGTGATTTTTGTGTATGGAGCCAAAGGaggggaatggaggaaggaataTAAGATAATGAAAAAGGTTTGTGGTTTGGATAACTTAAGTGTAATGCAAagaagctttgtttctttgaAATAATAACGAAAGAACAGGTGGAAAAAGTCTGGATActggctggatttttttttagtctCAAACATGTAACAGGGTGTGGGAATCGCACATATCTGGATGCAAGGAACATTGTGACTCCGCCCTTTCTCCCGCAAAGACTGCGTCGTCAGTGTGAAGTGACCCCATTCCATTCTCACACAGTGTCTCCGTTGGCTGATCTCGTGAGGTGGATAATGACGTATCTAAAACCTGAATTCATCTGATATGTTGTGCGAATAAAACGGGTTGCTTGTCTTGTGCACGACCTGTGTGATACTGCAGGGTAGATAAACTAGGTCAGGCTATGACCCGCTAAATTCCAACTGACCTGGTTTCTTAACGTATGAAGAAAACATTTTAACACAGTGACCAAATTTACAGTGCTACTTTACTCTTAGGGTATAATCAGGGCCAGAGCTGACGAAGAAAACATTTTTACCCAGTGACCCACGTTCTCACATTGTTCTTTGATTCTGGACCACTGAATGAGTTCAGAGCCGTATCTGCCatcggaagaagaaaaagtatgtGTATACGGTATAAACTCATGCTATTATtagcgttcttcttcttcatttcattaTTATAAATCTGAGTCATATATGTTTTCCAGAGTATAGTCTGCATGAAAGAAAATCGTAGGAAAAAACTGAAAAACGGCTACTTACTGTTTATATTGTAAAAaaggtaggtatgggtaattgcgaacgattcgtataccgccccacatCGAAGCGTTCTTCACGGTTGCATGTCACAATTTTTAACgcctgcttcgaccttttcctaatacctttaagaatatccatttccaagaaccagtcaaaaaGTCAGCTATTTCTGCGCTCTTTCTTTTCGCGTACCACTGCCACCAAAATCACAAATGTGCTTtaaaaatcctaaaatcaagggaagcaagttatAGGACTTGAACTTTAGACACAGATTGAAATAGTTggtttgatcggatatgttgaaagCGCATTACAAGTGTTGGAAGAATTCAAGAAAGcgtattggtgacagatcagaacgtcagttttaacaggaatctgcaaaataatgTCGTGTGCAATTAGACCAtaagatattttgacgtgagtatTTGCGAACGATTCTGCACAGTTAGCACTCTCAAAAGggcgtatttgtgtgtggtgtgggtgtgtgtgttgaaatgtctgtgtgatcaaaaccaacaatacaatagTCTGGTGCGATGATCCAACAATATGGTTTGTCTAATGAATCagtaaagacctgcttctgttttaattgtctacatgtacccaaagccattgttcgcaattagacttgcccgttcgcatttaccttcAGGCAGCCCTGCTATTTCAGATGTcgacaaaatgttgaaaagaatgagaAGCCTAACTTTTCCTGGTGccaccagtcggagaaagcctacAAATACAGAACTACTTCAGACTATGTACAACACGTTATCTTTGCAGTTCACACGTTGAGCGGGTCGCTTCGACTGAACCGTTGGCATTTAGGCATACCTACCACATATTGTGGTTGTACTCTTTTGGCTAATTGAAATTGGACAATATCATACCCGATAAAGACGCTTGggtaaaaataataaaagatagAAATAGCTACTAATGATTATCAGACATTATTGAGATTCTTCAGCTGGACTATGTACTGAAATCATACTGAAGGAAGATCTGAAAGATGATTGTCAAGTTTTAAAACCTTCGGACTGAAACACAGGATTCCTGACTATGGTAATGTTTCTCTGTTGGAAACGGGCAAACACACTGAGTAAACACTGACACGCCTTTGGGTGTCCTTTTCACCCCCAAGAAGTACGCAACAAGCTAATCGTTATTTGAAAGCACACGAGTATACAACCTCCCTGTGGAGGGCGGCCAATCTGGACATCAGTGATCACTGATTTACGCTGTCTGCTACAGCTACTGCCTCTGGTACTGAGCACAGGAGGGTTTGTAAGGAGGAATACCGAATTAGAGGTGAGCAGCGCTGGAGCAAATGAAGATTGGGCAGAAAATATCGAGTGGCAAAACAAGAACAATTAGGCTAACTCGTGGAGTTTATCGACCTATATTGGTAAAAAGCCCACAAGGTTTAGTTGTTCAGGGATAGGGTCTTGGTTCTGTGGAGGCTGCATTGCCCGAGGAAGTGAGTCCTGGattcctggatgtctgtccaggtGGGAGGTCTGGTGTTCGAAGTGGAGTGGCGGGATGGGGGCTGTGAGAAGCCACGGTGGGAATGAGTCAATCCTGGCTGTCAGCAGAAGTCCAGAGGGGTGGAAtctggctgtctgaaaagggtGGAATCTGGCTGTCTGAAAAAGGTGGAATCTGGctctggctgtctgaaaagggtGGAATCTGGctctggctgtctgaaaaggaTAGTGGAAtctggctgtctgaaaaggggAGGAATCTGGctctggctgtctgaaaaggggTGGAATCTGGCTGTTCTCGGGTGTGGCGTTCCGAGGGCCGGGATGTCCAACCTCTGGATCACGACGTCATGTTTTCTGGAAAACAATTTCCATGCAAGGAGAGGAGCCTGGGCCGCTGGTGACCACATCCATCCACAGTCACCGTCCGATCTCTGATCTTAACTGTACGCACCCGGTGCTCCTTcatcccgacccccccacccccacccctccaacacacacacacaccctccaccgcCCCCTTCACCTTCCCCACTCTTCTTGTCCCCAGCGTGTAAGGGACACGGTGTGAACAGTTTAAGATCAGAGACCTGGATCCGGATGAATACCCCTCTTTGTTCAAAACTTACGGTCAGACGAAATTGAAAATGTCATTGAGATACTTTCACGATTTACCTACTGACACCGCATATTTGCAGGTTTTCAGACTAGTGTCGGCAAACCAGACACTATAAACTTATAACGACATGCACATCAACAGAGCGATAGCTGCAGCGAAACTGATTATCAGTGCTGAGGAAATATCCCTAACTAGGGCAatgattccgtgtgtgtgtgtgtgagagagagaaagagagagaggtcctAGATAGCACGTACTTAATTCAATAAAAAGTTCGCAAAATCTGCATTTTATCACAATAATCTGATAAAATTAATAAACTATGTCAGGCTGCACGATGATTAAACAAGTACATCTTTTTTCAGACATTAGGCCTAGTTTTGAAAACCGTCACCTAATTAATTTTGTGAACATTTCAGAGTGTCATAAAGCCCCTGACACATCCCCGAAAGATTCACACCAAACTCTGCTGCGTTACGGAAACGAGGGTTCGCATTTGATCGATCAGTGTTTGCTGTTCGATAGAGCGAACTAAACAGTGGCATATAGTTCTGATTGAAGTGACCATGACGATcttcattcattgcattgtgctTTGCCTGGTTTACACGTGCGTGGGGAGCAGTATTCCTCAGTGTGAGTATAACTGACATAAAGTGTTGTTATAGTTGTAGGTCTATAGATTGATTTTAACCTCTTTTCACATGATGTATGTGACATCTGACGAATAGTCACTACGTGGAcatgaaagaataatgaggctatGAAAGTAAATGagtaacaaacaataaagagtggtaactctccccatacacaaggtacacaacgcAATGCTGCTTTGGATATATTCAGGATTGAAAGGCTATGCCAGtgttgaataaaaagctaatttgtgtttgcatatttcttctgccattgctttccatgttggcaaccatactcctttttcgggtgtgcatgctggctatgttcttgtttccataacccaccgaacgctgacatggatttcatgaactttagcgtgcgtatttgatctgcttgcgtatacacacgaagagggttcgggcacaagcaggtctgcacatacgttgacttgggagatcggaaaaatctccatcctttactacccacctggcgccgttaccgagattcgaacccgggaccctcagattgaaagtccaacgctcagTTTAAccctcggctatcgcgcccgttattctattattttatttcatattttgttttcattgtatATTTATTTCGCCGACGTTCTGTTTTTCGTGAATATCCAATGTATCAGAGTTTGCCGGGACCTCGTGTAGGACATTCGTTTATTACTTCTTTGTCTCGttggatggcttttttttttctttttctgtgaactGGGGTTCAGGGGGAAGGTGGTGTAATAGGGGTGGTAATCCGGcgatgaaatctctctctctctctctctctctctctcacacacacacacacacacacacacacacagggtcaggcagtcagacagaaatAACATATTTCGAACTCTTAAATGTTTTATCATTGAGCCGGGAAAAGGAGAAAACACGTACAATTGTTCCACTGATTCTCATTCTGTTCCATCCTTACTTTTCCTTCCGCTTTCCCTTCACCGGAAActtgacacacgcacagacgacGTGGCCGACCTGTGTAGCAACAACGGAACAAACCCCACTAAGCCCCCTTTGGGAGTGTCCACAGCAACTCTGCTGACGGCTGACCACCTGCAGCTGACCAGCGGTCACTGCTCCATCACCTTGCGGTCCGTGTTGCACGGGCAGGaggacgacagcaacaacaagctgCGACTGCTGCTGCTGGGAGTGGAGGCGGACTGCGAGACGGCGGGTTACGTACAGCTGTTCAACGATGAGCAGGGATGGCAGTTCCCGCTGTCGGGTgggttaatgataatgatattaatgatgataatgatcacaataataatggtcatcatcatcatcataccaataataatgatgatgatgatgatagtaataataattatatcagtgtacttacatggcacaaactccccatataatgggctctaagtgcctcacatgagACAATATATATgcaatagtgcattataccacacatgaggacatagaagtgaaaaaacaacaacaacaacaacaaaacaaaaacaaaaacaaacaaacaaacaaaaatctgtgTACTACtagtacaatactacaaattgcagacaaTTTATGgataatcgcaggaaaaaggcattgacaacacacacacacacacacacacacacacacacacacacacacacacacacacacacacacacacacaccactggaggagagacacagggggagtgtagagggtgtgagGAGACAGAATGAGGACTATGCTTCGTCTCATCGAAAggccttttatttttcttcttcttcttcttcttttttatcacagcagatttctctgtgtgaaattggggttgcactccccaggagagcgcgtcgctacactacagcgccacccatttttttgtatttttccctgcgtgcggttttatttgttttttttctatcgaaatggatttttcaacagaattttgccaggaacagcccttttgttgccgtggattcttttacgtgcgctaagtgcgtgctgcacacgggaccggactcagtttatcgtctcatccgaatgattagcatccagactaccactcaaggtctagtggagggggagaaaatatcggcggctgagccgtgattcgactgAACCagctgcgttcggtgggttatggaaacaagaacatacccagcatgcacacccccgaaaacggagtatggctgcctacatggcgggataaaaacggtcatacacgtaaaagcccactcgtgtgcatacgagtgaacgcagaagaagaagactgaaccAGCCAGCACGccggctcagattctctggcttcctaggcggacgctttacctctaggcgagggtgttggtttggttggttagttttgTTTGCTGCCAGGGGGGTTATTTCTATTCTATGTTATCTTTTTATCTTATTGTagttttggttga
The sequence above is drawn from the Babylonia areolata isolate BAREFJ2019XMU chromosome 26, ASM4173473v1, whole genome shotgun sequence genome and encodes:
- the LOC143300248 gene encoding large ribosomal subunit protein eL14-like; protein product: MQAFKLVYLFIYLCLFFFFQVFERFVEVGRVAYIAHGDDKGKLCVIVDVIDQNRALVDGPCSGVLRRDINFKALHLTQFTVKIGPSARTGSVRKAWEKEDIAKKWQETTWAKKIAARERRAQLTDFDRFKLLKAKQARNRLVNVEFGKLLKASKKAPSKPKRLRKKVSKK